A stretch of Kyrpidia spormannii DNA encodes these proteins:
- a CDS encoding RicAFT regulatory complex protein RicA family protein translates to MALDVNELWAQAYELGLLIADSSEIEAYRLAEKALGENAEAQALMRELREQQEQLDRLRAYGSGEHLRPLEESIEEILKALDAIPEVVAFKNAQQQVNDLLKEVTRTILSAMQDPPEPPPGPRDCGCD, encoded by the coding sequence TTGGCTTTAGACGTGAACGAATTATGGGCACAAGCCTACGAACTGGGACTGCTCATCGCCGACTCTTCGGAAATCGAAGCGTACCGCCTGGCGGAGAAAGCCCTGGGCGAGAACGCCGAAGCCCAGGCACTCATGAGGGAACTCCGGGAACAACAAGAACAGCTGGACCGCCTCAGGGCTTACGGCTCCGGGGAACATTTGCGGCCTCTCGAGGAAAGCATCGAGGAGATTCTGAAAGCCCTCGATGCCATCCCCGAGGTCGTAGCGTTCAAGAATGCCCAGCAACAGGTGAACGACCTTTTGAAAGAGGTGACCCGGACCATCCTGTCCGCCATGCAGGATCCTCCTGAACCTCCACCCGGCCCACGCGATTGCGGTTGTGATTAA